TCTCAAATTTAGACTTAAATCTTTTAGGATCAATTGATTTTTGAATATTATTAACTTCTTCTTTTGTAACTGTTTTAGCAGTTTCTTTAACATTTGCAAATAAAGATTTTAAATCTGGTTTTTTTTCTTGTTGAGCTGAAGTCTGTTTTTCAACAACCTCTTTTTCTTCAATGATTTTTTCAACCTTTCTTTCGACCATTTTCTTTTCTGCTTTTTCTACTATCATATCAAGTTCAATTGAAGTTGAAGTTGGAGTAATATTAATCATATTTTGCTCTGGACTCATAATATAAAAAAGTACAGAAAAGCATAAACAGAGATATAAAGAAAATGCAATTATACCTGAAACTATAAATGAAGAATTATTTTGCATTTATTATCCATCTGTTACTAATGCCACTTTGAAAAAACCAGCCTCTTTTACTGATTTTAAAACAAAAATAATATCATCATATTTTAAACTTTTATCTGCACGTATATAAACGGGTGTATTTTGATCTTTACCATTTACGAATTGTAAAAAACTATCCGCAAAATTTCCTATTTCAACTTTATTTTTATTTAATGTTACGATTCTATCTTTTGTAATAATAATATCAATTTTTTGAACATCTTGTGTTTGTTGAGATCTACTTCCTGTTGGAAGTGTTATTGGCTCTTCAAATTCGATAACTGGAGCAGTTACCATAAGTATTGCTAGTAATACTAGCATAATATCTACTAAAGGAGTAATATTCAGATCTGGTTTTTGATTAAAATCATACACTCTATTACCCTTTAGCAATTAAAATTTGCGATTGTGCCTTAAGAAAAACATTTAATTCATAAACTTTTCTTGTAAGAATTTGATGGAAAGTATAGGCAAAAATTGCCACTAATATACCTGCTGCTGTTGCAACTAACGCTTCACTAATAGCTGGAGCAATTATTGAAAACGCAACTTTTGACTGATTTGCAAATTTTGCAAAAGATTCTAATATACCAACAACTGTACCAAAAAGACCAATGAATGGAGAAGTTGAAGAAATTATTGCCAACCATGATAAACCAGAACTTGCATCTTTCATAATATTAATTTCACAAGCATGTAATAACTCTTTTGAAGTTATATTATTTGAGCATTTATTAAGTGCGGATAATGGTGAAAATCTTGTTTCTCTTGAAGTTAATGCTTCTAATGATTTTTTTTCGTTGTTAATTAGTGTATTAAGAATACCTCTTCTATAAAAGAAAACCCAAAAAGTGATAATTATATATATTGACAATAGTGCTAAAACTATATAAGTTATAGCACTACTATTTGCCAAATAATTTAGTAATGTAGTAATCATGCGCTTTTATGCAAATGAGTTAATTTTTGCTTCAACTGATGCTAAAGAAATATTAGAATCTTTTACAGAGTTAACTAATACCTTTGCAGCCTCAATATTTTTAGCAATTTCAGAATCTTTTCCAGCTGTTAATGCAATAGCTCCATCTGCTAATACATCAACTGATTTTTCATCTACTTTAACATGTCCCCAGTTAATAGCAACAGCTTCAGTAGAGTTTGCTTTTTCAATAACGATAACACCAACAGTTAATGAAGAAACTAATGATGAATGTCCTGGTAGAACACCGAACTCTCCCTCTTTTCCAGGAAGAGTTACAGTTTTCACATCATCATTAAATATTTCTCCATTAGGTGTAACGATTGATAATCTAATTGTATCCATGTTATGCCTTATGGTTTTTTGTTATTTCATTTTCTCAGCTTTAGCTAGAACCTCGTCGATTCCACCAACCATATAGAATGCCATTTCAGGAATGTTGTCATATTTACCATCTAAGATTCCTTTGAATCCAGCAATAGTATCTTTTAATTCAACATATTTACCTGGAGATCCTGTAAATACTTCTGCAACGAAGAATGGTTGAGATAAGAATCTTTCGATTTTTCTAGCTCTTGCAACTACAAGTTTGTCAGCTTCTGATAACTCATCCATACCAAGAATTGCAATAATATCTTGTAAATCTTTATATTTTTGTAATACAGATTGAACACCTCTTGCAACATCATAATGTTCTAAACCGATGATATCAGCACTTAAAATTCTTGAAGTTGAATCTAGTGGATCAACTGCAGGATAAATACCTTTTTCAGCAATTTTTCTATTTAAAACTGTTGTAGCATCTAAGTGAGCAAAAACTGAAGCAGGAGCTGGGTCAGTTAAGTCATCCGCTGGTACGTAAACAGCTTGAACAGAAGTAATAGAACCTTTATTAGTTGAAGTAATTCTTTCTTGTAATTTACCCATTTCTGAAGCAAGTGTTGGTTGGTATCCAACAGCTGAAGGAATTCTTCCTAATAATGCTGACATTTCAGATCCTGATTGTGCAAATCTAAAGATGTTGTCGATAAACATTAAAACGTCTAGACCTTTTTCATCTCTAAAGTACTCAGCCATTGTAAGACCTGTTAATGCAATTCTATTTCTTGCACCTGGTGGTTCACTCATTTGTCCGTAGCATAATGCAACTTTATCAAGAACGTTTGAGTCTTTCATCTCATGGTAAAGGTCATTTCCTTCTCTTGTTCTTTCACCAACACCAGCAAATACAGAGTATCCAGAGTGTTTAAATGCAACGTTGTGGATTAATTCCATAATAATAACTGTTTTTCCAACTCCAGCACCACCGAATAGTCCAACTTTTCCCCCTTTTGAATAAGGAGCTAAAAGGTCAACAACTTTGATACCTGTTTCGAACATTTCAGTTTTTGTTGATTGCTCTTCAAATGAAGGAGCAGATCTGTGAATTGACCATTTTGGTGCATCAGCAGCAATTGCGTCACCTTCGTCAATTGGATCACCAATAACGTTGAAAATTCTTCCTAAAACTGCTTCACCAACAGGAACTTTAATTGGTCCACCAGTAGCGTTACACTCTTGACCTCTAATTAAACCTTCTGTCATGTCCATTGCAATAGTTCTAACTCTACTATCACCAATGTGAGCAGCAACTTCTAATACTAATCTATCTTTATTAGCATCAGCTAATACAACTTCAATAGCTTCGTTAATTTCTGGTAAGTATCCGTCGAACTCTACGTCAACAACAGGACCCATTACCTGAATAATTTTACCTTTCATACGGGCAGCTCCTTTAAATTATTTTAATGCTTCAACACCACTGATAATTTCTATCAGCTCAGTTGTAATTGCAGCTTGTCTAGCTTTATTATATTCAACAGTTAAACTATTAACTTTTTCTTTTGCATTTTTAGTTGCAGCTTCCATTGCTTGCATTCTTGCAGAATGCTCAGCAGCTAAAGAGTCAATTAATGCATAATACATATTGAAATCAATATATTTATCAGTTAATTCATTTAATACTTCTTCATCATCATCTGGTTCAATTTCTAACATTGAATCACTTTTTTTAGCTTCAATATTGTCTAAACCAATTGGTAATAATTCTCTAACTCTAATTTCTTGAGATAGCATATTTAAAAATCCATTGTAAACTAAAACTACTTTATCAGTAACTTCATTTCTGAAATCTTCTACAACAGCATTTATAAAATCTGCAGCTCTATCATAATCAGGAGCAGAACTTAAATCACTTACTTTTTGTTCTAAACTAAACTTTTGGAATGTAAAATATTCAACACCTTTTTTACCAGCTGCTCTCAATCTTACATTAATTCCTTTAGATTTATATTCAGCAATTAATCTACTTACAGTTTTAATTGTTGACATATTAAATCCACCGCAAAGACCTTTATCAGCAGTTACAAAAACAATATCAACTGTTTTTGGATTATCATTGCTAACAAAAGCTCTACTAATGTTTCCACCTTCATGAGCAGTGCTCACTCTAGCAGCAATATCAGAAAGAACATCATTAATTTTCGCTGCATAACTTCTAGCTTGTTCTGACAATTGTCTAGTTCTAGTAAGTTTAGCAGAAGAAACTAGCTTCATAGCTTTTGTTGTCTTCTGAGTATTTTTAACACTACCTATTTTTAATTTTATCTCTTTTAAATTAGCCATTTGCTAATCCTTATTTTGCATTAAATACAGTTTTGAACTCTTCTAATGCAGCTTTTAATTCAGCTTCATTATCATCATCTAATTTTTGTTTAGTTTTGATTGATTCTAAAATATTTGAATATTTTTGCTCAAAGAATGCATGTAATTCATTTTCAAATCTTACAACATCTTTAACTGCGATATCATTTAAATAACCTTTAGTACCTGCATAAATAATAACGATTTGTTTTTCAATAACAAGTGGTTTATTAACACCTTGTTTTAAAACTTCAACCATTCTTTGACCAAGTTCTAATTCTCTTCTTGTTGCTTCATCTAAATCTGATGCAAATTGAGCAAACGCTTCAAGCTCTCTATATTGTGCTAAAGATAATTTTAAAGTACCTGCAACTTGTTTAGTAGCTTTAATTTGAGCAGCTCCTCCAACCCTAGAAACAGATAAACCAACATTAATTGCAGGTCTAATACCTGAGTTAAATAAATTAGTTTCTAAGAAAATTTGTCCATCAGTAATAGAAATTACGTTTGTTGGAATATATGCAGCAACGTCTCCAGCTTGTGTTTCAATGATAGGTAACGCAGTCATAGAACCAGCACCTTTTTCATCTGACATTTTTGCAGCTCTTTCTAATAATCTTGAGTGTAGATAGAATACATCTCCTGGGTAAGCTTCTCTTCCTGGAGGTCTTCTTAAAATTAATGACATTTCTCTATATGCAACTGCATGTTTTGATAAATCATCATAAACGATTAATGCATGTTTACCATTATCTCTGAAGTATTCACCAATTGTAACACCTGTATATGGAGCTAAGAATTGTAATGCAGATGAATCAGCAGCACCAGCATTAACAACAATTGTGTAATCCATTGCACCAGACTCTTCTAAAGTTCTTACAACTGCAGCAACTGAAGATGCTTTTTGTCCAATAGCAACATAAATACAAATAACGTTTTCACCTTTTTGATTTAAAATTGTATCGATTGCAACTGTAGTTTTACCAGTTTGTCTATCACCAATGATAAGCTCTCTTTGCCCTCTTCCAATTGGAACTAATGCATCAATTGCTTTAATACCAGTTGTTAATGGCTCATGTACAGATTTTCTAGCCATAATTCCAGGAGCTTTTTCTTCAACAAATCTATGTTCAGCTGCTGCAATAGGACCTTTACCATCAATTGGCTCACCTAATGCATTTACAACTCTTCCAACCATAGCATCACCAACTGGTGTTTCTAATAATTTTCCAAGTCTTTTACAAGATGTACCTTCTCTTAGACCTTCACCTTTTCCAAGGATAACGATACCAACTGAAGACTCTTCTAAATTTGAAGCAAGACCTCTTTCACCATTTTCAAACTCAACTAGTTCCCCAGCCATAACATTTTTTAATCCGTAAACTTGAGCAATACCATCTGCATAAGAGATAATTTTACCTGTTTCATTTACATCTACACTTAATTCAAAGTTATCAATTCTTTCTTTTATTATAGAACTGATTTCATCAGCTTGAATTTTTGCACCCATTCAATTTCTCCTTTATAAGTTCTAAACTGCTTTTAAAATATGATCAATTAACTGTGATTTTAATCTATCTTTTGAAAAAGATATTTCAACCCCAAGTCCGTCAATATCTACTTTAATACCATCATAGTCACAAACATTTTGCGATAATGATAATTTAACATCAAATTTTTTACTAAATTGTTCTTCTATTGAAGATACATAATCGCTTGATAATTCCTGATTAGTATAAACAACACCTACATAACTATTATTATTTTTTGCAAGTTGAGCACTTAACTCTGCTGCAATATATGGTAATAAAGTTAATCTTCTTTTTTCACCTAAAATTTTAATAAAATTGCTTAAAGCATTATCTATACCATCAACAAACGAAGTTACTAAATTAACTTTTACAGTTGATGAAATTTCTGGTGAAGAAATAATAGAATTAAATTTTTCATCAGCAAATGCTGTTGAAATTTCATTTAACTTATCACTAATAGTATTTATAGTAAGGCTATCTCTACCATCAATTAAAGCTTTTACATATCTTTTTGCTACTAAATCTTTCATTACGCTACCTTCTTAAGAACAATATTTGCTAACTCACTTTGAGTTAATTGAATATTTTCAGAACTTAATAGCTCTTCAAGAACCTCAGTAACAACTTTTCTTTTAGCTTTTGATGTTTCTACTTTCATCATTTCATCTAAATTTTTATTTAGATTAGCGATATCTGCATCAACAGCAGTTGCAACTTTTTGTTTAACTGAATCAATATCAGCTTTTGCACCTTCAATAATTTCAGTAGCAAGTTTTTTTGCTTCTTCAAGTTTTTTTTGTGCATCTGAAACTTTATCTTGAGAAGCTTTTAAAGTCTCTTGAACTTTGTCAAGTTCTGCTTGAATAGATAAAGTTCTATTGGCAAAAAATGCTTTAATTTTATCAGCAAGTAAATACCATAAAATTCCAGCAAATATAATAAAGTTAACGGTTCTTTGTACTATATCAGTTTCTACCGCACCTTCGCTTGCAAATAATGCAACAGGAGCTAAAGCTAACCCAAGTAATAAAATTCTTTTCATATTCTCTAATCCCCTTATTAAATAGAGCTAAGCTTAGCTTTTAGGCTCTCATTAAATTGAGGCATTGAAGATACTAAAGAATCTCTTAGAGCTTTAGTCTCATCTTGTAAGTTTTTAGCAAACTCCGCAGATTTTGCTTCTAAATTAGATTTAGCACTTGCAAGTTTTGCATCAGCACTATCCTTTGCTTCCTTATAAGCTTGTTCTCTAATTGCAGCTGCTTCTTTTTTAGCTTTAGAAATGATTTCATTTGCTTCTGCTAATAAACCATCAACATCAGCACCATTTGATTTCGCATCTTCTAAATCTTTTTTTATAGAAGCTGTTCTATCATCCATGTGCTTTAATAATGGCTTGAAAAGACAACTGTTTAGTCTAGCAACAACTAAAAGAAAGATGATACCAGAGCTAAGCAATAATACAGGACTTATGTCTAACATTCATTCCTCCATATTTTTTACAGTTTAGTTTAACTAAAACTCAAATATTTTAGCAAAACTAAGTATAAAAATATATTAAATGAAAAAATTAGATTGTAAATTTTTAGATTTTGTTACAATTGTATATTAAAGTAACTAGATATTTTGTCGATTTCTTCTTGAGAATTAAATTCAATTTTAAAATAGTTTTTTTCTACTTTAACTTTCAGATTATTCTCTTGTAATTTCGTCATTAGATTTTTTAAAGGAGCTACGTTATAATCAACAGAACTCTTCTCTTTTTTAGGTTTATCGCTATTTTTTTCTTTCAATTCTTTAACTAATTTTTCTGTTTCTCTAACTGAAAGTTTTTGACCAACAATTGAATCAGCAACCATTTTTTGTTCATCAGAACTTAATCCAAGCATAACTTTTGCATGTCCTGCACTAATTTTGTCCGTTGCTAAAAATTGTTGTACATATGAGTTTAATTGTAACAGTCTTAATGTATTTGTAATAGAAGTTCTACTTTTAAACACTTTTTTTGATAGCTCTTCATGAGTAATGTTATGTTCATTTAGTAACTGTGCGTAACAGTATGCTAATTCAATAATATTTAAGTCATCTCTTTGAATATTTTCAATTAAAGCTAATTCTCTTAATTTTAATTCGTCAGCATCAACAATAATTGCTTTTATTTGATCAATTTTTGCAAGTTTATGAGCTCTTAATCTTCTCTCTCCTGCAATTAAAGTGTAACTATTATCTTCATTTTCTACTACAACTATTGGTTGCAATAATCCATGTTCTTTAATTGATTCACTTAATTCACTTAATTTTTCTTCATCAAATATTTTTCTTGGTTGATTAGGATTAGCTTTAATTAACGAAACATCTAGTTTTCTTACACCCGATTTATTATTTCCTGTTGAATTTTCATAAGCAGATTCAACTTCACCTAATAATTCCCCTAATCCTCTTCCTAATGCCATACTATATCCTATAAAATAAAATTATCCTGCAATTGCTCTTGCTAAATTTGTATAAGCTTTTGTTCCACTTGAATTTGTATCATAAAGCATAATTGGTTTACCAAAACTTGGACTTTCTGCTAATTTTACATTTCTTGGAATAACTACATATGAATTATCATCAACTTTAAATAATTTATTTTCAAAATGTTGTGCTAAATCTGCAAATACTTGTTTTGAAAGATTATTTTGTGCACTATACATTGTAGGTAAAAAACCTCTAATTTGTAAAGATTGATTTATTGTTTGTTTTACTAATTTTATAGTATTTAATAACTGTGCTAAACCTTCTAGTGCAAAAAACTCACATTGAATTGGAATTAATACTGATGATGATGCACTTAAAGTATTTATTGTGATTGGTCCAAGTGCTGGAGGCGAATCTATTATAATATAATCAAAATCTTTTTTTATTGGATCAATTTTTCTTTTTAATACTAATTCTCTCTCTTTAGTATTTTTATAGAACTCTTTTTCTATACCTACAAGTCCAATATTTGAAGGTGCAACTTTTAGATTCTCAATCTCTGAATCTAAAATAATTTCACTTAATTCTTTTGTTCCTAACATTACATGATAAATGTTATATTCATAAGTATCTCTATGAAATCCTAAAGATGTAGTTGCATTTGCTTGAGGATCTGCATCAATTAATAAGACTTTTTTACCTTCTAAGGCAAGTGCTGCGCTTAAGTTTACAGCTGTAGTAGTTTTACCTACTCCACCTTTTTGATTAGCTATTGAAATAATTTCTGTCATCTTAAACTAAATACCTTTTTATTGTTTACTTGAATTGAACCATCTTCATTTAATATCGCGTGTTCTAATGAAACTTTTTGATTATCTATGGTCGTTTGGAACTTTTTGCTAAGTTGAAATTCTATCTTAAAATCACTAAATATTTGCTTCCATGAAATCTTTTTTTCTAACTCTAAAAAATAATTTTGTAACAAATTATCTATATCTACTTTTATATCGAGTTTTCCAAAATCTTCTTCTACTTCTAACAAATTTAACCCTATTCCACAATAGACTAAATTCTTTGACATATTAGTAATTGTTCCACCAATTTTTTTATTATTAATATAAAAATCATTTGGCCATTTAATCCATACATTAGAACCTAAATTTTTTAAAATAGATTTTAATATATATGAAACATAAATGGAAATTGTTTGTAGAGGCAAATCCTCTGGTAGTTCATCTATTGAAATAACAAAAGAGAAAAAAAGGTTACCTTTTTTCCCAGTCCAAGAATTTCCACGACTTCCTATTCCATTTGTTTGATAATCAGTTACAATACATAATGGTTCAACATAACCATTAGTTTGAATATATTCTTTTAAATATGTGTGAGTTGAATTAACTTCATTTAATCTTATAATTTTCATTTTTCGATTATACATAATTAAAATAGAAGATTTTATTAATTATAATCTTTGCAAAAAAAGGTGTTAGTTTATTATGTTAGATCCCGTTTTACCTATTGCAATATATTTAGCTATAGGATATTTATTTAAAGTATTTTTGCATGATAATTCGAAACAATTAATAGAATTTATCATCTACTTTTCACTTCCCTCAATTGTTTTTTCAAAAATTTATCCTTTAATTCTTGACCAAAGAATTGTTGGATTAATTTTAATGTTTATGTGTTTTATTTTATTCAACCTAACATTAGCATATCTTGTAGGTAAATTAATGAGATTAAATAGAACATATTTTGCTACATTTATGATTATGGCAACATTTGGGAATACATCATTTATAGGATTTTCATATATAGATGCATTTTATGGACAAGATTATATTGTGTATGGACTAATTTATGATATTTTTGGTTCATTTCTACTTTTAGTTTCAGTTGGTATGTTTATTATTACGTGGGGAAATGGCAAAAAAAACAGTGTGAAATCTATTTCAAAATCAATTTTCTTATTCCCACCTGCAATTATGTTTTTTGTTACACTTGTTGCAAAAAATTTTGAAATACCAAACTTTTTATTGTTGACTACTCAAACACTTGGTTCAACTTTAGTGCCACTTGCTATGATTGCTATTGGTATGAAATTAGAACTAAAGAATATTTTTGCAAGATTACATATAGTTTCAGTTGCAATGATTTTAAAAATGATTGTTGTGCCAATAATTATATTAATTGGATTCAAATACTTCTATGGAATAGACCAAACTTGGGTAAAAGTAACTATAATTGAAGTTGCAATGCCACCTATGACTATGGCAACAGTTTTAGCTATAAAAGGTGGTTTAGATGAGAAAATTGCAATTAATTCTCTTGTATTAGGTGTTTTATTAAGTCTATTTACAATAACAATGTATACTACATATTTAGCGTAATTTTTTACGCTAGATTTATAGTAAAATATTCCCTACTTCAAGTCTTTGCCCTCTTATAAAATCAACTGAACTAATAGCTTTTTTTGAAGGAGCTTGTAAAGTTTTTATTTTTAAACTTCCTTTTTTACATCCAATAACAATAAAATCTTTAGAGATTTCTAAAATTTCTCCCTCTTTATTTATTGAATTTTCTTCAACTAATTCAATATCTTTTAATTTTAGCTCTGACTCTAAAAAAATACCTGGCCAATAAGAGTATGCTTTATATTTTAAATATAATTTTTTTGCATCTAAAAAATTTACTAAACCATCTTCTTTTTTAATTTTTTTGCAAAAACTAACTTCTGCTTCATTTTGTTTTATAGGTTTTATATTTTCAAAATTATCTAACGTAGTTATTGTTAAAGTTGCTGCAATAATTGATAATTTTTCAAAAGCTTCTGATACTTCCATAGTTGAAGTTATTTTTAAATATTGTAAACCTAAAATATCTCCACTATCAAGACCTTCTTCCATAAGCATTGATGTAACACCTGTAAAATAATCATCATTTAATAATGATTCTTGAATAGGACTAGCACCTCTATATTTTGGTAAAAGTGAGGCATGAAGGTTTATACAAGGGGCGATATCTAAAATCTCTTTTGGTAAAATCTGTCCATAAGCAGCAACTATTATAAAATCAGGTTTTAAATCTTCTATTTGTTTTTTAGCTTCTTCATTTCCTCTTAATTTAATAGGTTGAAAAATTGGAAGATTTAGATTTTCATCTAAACAATATTGTTTTATATGAGGAGGAGTCAAAACTTGTTTTCGCCCAACTGGTTTATCAGGTTGAGTAAATAATCCTATTACTTCATATTTGCTATTTATTAACTCTTTAAATATTGTCGTAGCATAATCTGGTGTTCCCATAAATAGAATTCTTTTACTCAAAAACTATCCTTTTTTATTTTTTTGTTTGGAAAATTGTTCCACTATTATGATTTCCATCAACTAAAAAATCATAAGCATTTTTTAAATCAAATCCAGATGTAAGATACATAGGAATTCCTCTTTGCATTAAAAAACTTGCAGCTTTAAGTTTTGTTACAATTCCACCTGTTGCAAATTCAGAATTTGCACTATGTTTCATTTCTAACTCTTCTTCTTTTATTTCATAAACATTTTTTTGTAAAACTGCATCTGAAAACTCTCTTGGATTTTTATTATAATATCCATCTATATCTGATAAAATTGCTAACATATCAGCTTTAAAATAATAAGCTACATGAGCAGCTAATTGGTCATTATCTCCAAAAACCAACTCATCAGTAGCAATTACATCATTTTCATTTATGATTGGAAGAATATTATTTTCAAGTAAAATTTCCATCACATTTTGTGCATTTTTTGATCTTTTTCTTGAATCAAAATCATCTGCAATAAAAAGCATTTGAGCACAAGTTATATTATGTTCTTTAAATCTTTTTTTATAATTTTTAAGTAATAAAGGTTGCCCAATCGCAGCTAATGCTTGTTTATTTGCAACTATCTTTTTATCAAGTTTTAAAGAAGTATATCCAGCACCAACAGCACCAGAAGATACTAAAATAACTTCAAGATTTTTTTCATTTTTTAATTTTGCGATTAAATTTACTAAATTGTTCATTCTCTCAAGAGCTAATTGACCATCTTGAGTTAAAACAGCAGTTCCAACTTTTATTACTAATCTTTTATTTGCAGGTAAAATTACATTATGTTCCATCATTTACCTTGTTCTAATAAATTATATAAAGCAAAGCCTAATTGTTTAATATTTAATTTCGTTAAAGAAGAGATTGGTAAAACAAAATATGGTTTAGTTTCATCAAATCTTGAATAAATTAAATCTTGAATATAGTAAGGATAATCAGCTTCAAATTTAAACTCATTTGAAGTAGTCACTTCTAAACCAATTTCATTAATAAACTTTTTAATATCACCTTCTAAATCTTCACCAAAATATCCATCAATTTTACTTAAAACTAT
The genomic region above belongs to Arcobacter ellisii and contains:
- the atpG gene encoding ATP synthase F1 subunit gamma; this encodes MANLKEIKLKIGSVKNTQKTTKAMKLVSSAKLTRTRQLSEQARSYAAKINDVLSDIAARVSTAHEGGNISRAFVSNDNPKTVDIVFVTADKGLCGGFNMSTIKTVSRLIAEYKSKGINVRLRAAGKKGVEYFTFQKFSLEQKVSDLSSAPDYDRAADFINAVVEDFRNEVTDKVVLVYNGFLNMLSQEIRVRELLPIGLDNIEAKKSDSMLEIEPDDDEEVLNELTDKYIDFNMYYALIDSLAAEHSARMQAMEAATKNAKEKVNSLTVEYNKARQAAITTELIEIISGVEALK
- a CDS encoding TonB C-terminal domain-containing protein, whose product is MQNNSSFIVSGIIAFSLYLCLCFSVLFYIMSPEQNMINITPTSTSIELDMIVEKAEKKMVERKVEKIIEEKEVVEKQTSAQQEKKPDLKSLFANVKETAKTVTKEEVNNIQKSIDPKRFKSKFEKEKKSSNIKIDRLLEDEKTASNTKSTNAAKGVETDEYFSQISEMLSAWVPVGSGLKAVVLIMIDLEGRFDYSFVKKSGDSTFDTSLEAFLNEQKNIAYPKPTKGKAVKINVDFKSEG
- a CDS encoding MotA/TolQ/ExbB proton channel family protein — encoded protein: MITTLLNYLANSSAITYIVLALLSIYIIITFWVFFYRRGILNTLINNEKKSLEALTSRETRFSPLSALNKCSNNITSKELLHACEINIMKDASSGLSWLAIISSTSPFIGLFGTVVGILESFAKFANQSKVAFSIIAPAISEALVATAAGILVAIFAYTFHQILTRKVYELNVFLKAQSQILIAKG
- a CDS encoding F0F1 ATP synthase subunit delta encodes the protein MKDLVAKRYVKALIDGRDSLTINTISDKLNEISTAFADEKFNSIISSPEISSTVKVNLVTSFVDGIDNALSNFIKILGEKRRLTLLPYIAAELSAQLAKNNNSYVGVVYTNQELSSDYVSSIEEQFSKKFDVKLSLSQNVCDYDGIKVDIDGLGVEISFSKDRLKSQLIDHILKAV
- a CDS encoding F0F1 ATP synthase subunit B — protein: MKRILLLGLALAPVALFASEGAVETDIVQRTVNFIIFAGILWYLLADKIKAFFANRTLSIQAELDKVQETLKASQDKVSDAQKKLEEAKKLATEIIEGAKADIDSVKQKVATAVDADIANLNKNLDEMMKVETSKAKRKVVTEVLEELLSSENIQLTQSELANIVLKKVA
- the atpC gene encoding ATP synthase F1 subunit epsilon; this encodes MDTIRLSIVTPNGEIFNDDVKTVTLPGKEGEFGVLPGHSSLVSSLTVGVIVIEKANSTEAVAINWGHVKVDEKSVDVLADGAIALTAGKDSEIAKNIEAAKVLVNSVKDSNISLASVEAKINSFA
- a CDS encoding ParB/RepB/Spo0J family partition protein; the encoded protein is MALGRGLGELLGEVESAYENSTGNNKSGVRKLDVSLIKANPNQPRKIFDEEKLSELSESIKEHGLLQPIVVVENEDNSYTLIAGERRLRAHKLAKIDQIKAIIVDADELKLRELALIENIQRDDLNIIELAYCYAQLLNEHNITHEELSKKVFKSRTSITNTLRLLQLNSYVQQFLATDKISAGHAKVMLGLSSDEQKMVADSIVGQKLSVRETEKLVKELKEKNSDKPKKEKSSVDYNVAPLKNLMTKLQENNLKVKVEKNYFKIEFNSQEEIDKISSYFNIQL
- the atpD gene encoding F0F1 ATP synthase subunit beta; the protein is MKGKIIQVMGPVVDVEFDGYLPEINEAIEVVLADANKDRLVLEVAAHIGDSRVRTIAMDMTEGLIRGQECNATGGPIKVPVGEAVLGRIFNVIGDPIDEGDAIAADAPKWSIHRSAPSFEEQSTKTEMFETGIKVVDLLAPYSKGGKVGLFGGAGVGKTVIIMELIHNVAFKHSGYSVFAGVGERTREGNDLYHEMKDSNVLDKVALCYGQMSEPPGARNRIALTGLTMAEYFRDEKGLDVLMFIDNIFRFAQSGSEMSALLGRIPSAVGYQPTLASEMGKLQERITSTNKGSITSVQAVYVPADDLTDPAPASVFAHLDATTVLNRKIAEKGIYPAVDPLDSTSRILSADIIGLEHYDVARGVQSVLQKYKDLQDIIAILGMDELSEADKLVVARARKIERFLSQPFFVAEVFTGSPGKYVELKDTIAGFKGILDGKYDNIPEMAFYMVGGIDEVLAKAEKMK
- a CDS encoding biopolymer transporter ExbD; translated protein: MYDFNQKPDLNITPLVDIMLVLLAILMVTAPVIEFEEPITLPTGSRSQQTQDVQKIDIIITKDRIVTLNKNKVEIGNFADSFLQFVNGKDQNTPVYIRADKSLKYDDIIFVLKSVKEAGFFKVALVTDG
- a CDS encoding F0F1 ATP synthase subunit B' is translated as MLDISPVLLLSSGIIFLLVVARLNSCLFKPLLKHMDDRTASIKKDLEDAKSNGADVDGLLAEANEIISKAKKEAAAIREQAYKEAKDSADAKLASAKSNLEAKSAEFAKNLQDETKALRDSLVSSMPQFNESLKAKLSSI
- the atpA gene encoding F0F1 ATP synthase subunit alpha, which gives rise to MGAKIQADEISSIIKERIDNFELSVDVNETGKIISYADGIAQVYGLKNVMAGELVEFENGERGLASNLEESSVGIVILGKGEGLREGTSCKRLGKLLETPVGDAMVGRVVNALGEPIDGKGPIAAAEHRFVEEKAPGIMARKSVHEPLTTGIKAIDALVPIGRGQRELIIGDRQTGKTTVAIDTILNQKGENVICIYVAIGQKASSVAAVVRTLEESGAMDYTIVVNAGAADSSALQFLAPYTGVTIGEYFRDNGKHALIVYDDLSKHAVAYREMSLILRRPPGREAYPGDVFYLHSRLLERAAKMSDEKGAGSMTALPIIETQAGDVAAYIPTNVISITDGQIFLETNLFNSGIRPAINVGLSVSRVGGAAQIKATKQVAGTLKLSLAQYRELEAFAQFASDLDEATRRELELGQRMVEVLKQGVNKPLVIEKQIVIIYAGTKGYLNDIAVKDVVRFENELHAFFEQKYSNILESIKTKQKLDDDNEAELKAALEEFKTVFNAK